From one Rosa rugosa chromosome 4, drRosRugo1.1, whole genome shotgun sequence genomic stretch:
- the LOC133743734 gene encoding probable serine/threonine-protein kinase PBL21 isoform X2, which yields MSCFGCFSPRRKDVSKVEIDNGSGRGRGNFDDTESGKGKGKGANSAQKSVARSFTFRELAAATKGFKEVNLIGEGGFGRVYKGRLEAGQVVAIKQLNHDGLQGFQEFIVEVLMLSLLHHTNLVTLIGYCTDGDQRLLVYEYMPRGSLEDHLFDLKPDQEPLCWDTRIKIAVGAARGLEYLHCKANPPVIYRDLKSANILLDDHFNPKLSDFGLAKLGPVGDNTHVSTRVMGTYGYCAPEYAMSGKLTLKSDIYSFGVVMLELITGRKAIDNTMKQGEQNLVAWSRPFLKDRRKFVQLVDPLLQGRFPIRCLHHAVAITAMCLQEQPTFRPLISDIVVALEYLASQNHKPGRAGVHSPISSSPSQQHRDTFSRESDYRMSSTSG from the exons ATGAGTTGCTTTGGGTGCTTCAGTCCTCGCCGGAAAGATGTTAGCAAGGTCGAAATTGATAATG GTAGTGGAAGAGGAAGGGGAAACTTTGATGATACTG AGAGTGGGAAGGGAAAAGGAAAGGGTGCCAACAGCGCACAAAAGAGTGTGGCACGAAGCTTCACATTTCGCGAACTTGCAGCCGCCACTAAGGGATTTAAGGAAGTGAATTTGATTGGGGAAGGGGGCTTCGGAAGAGTTTACAAAGGTCGGCTTGAAGCAGGCCAG GTTGTTGCGATCAAACAACTTAATCATGACGGTCTTCAAGGATTTCAGGAGTTCATCGTGGAGGTTCTCATGTTAAGCCTACTACACCATACTAATCTCGTCACCTTGATCGGCTACTGTACTGATGGAGATCAAAGACTCTTAGTCTATGAGTACATGCCGAGGGGTAGCTTGGAAGATCATCTTTTTG ATCTGAAACCTGATCAAGAGCCACTTTGCTGGGATACTCGAATTAAGATAGCTGTTGGTGCAGCACGGGGCCTCGAATATCTTCACTGCAAAGCTAACCCACCTGTCATCTACCGTGACTTGAAATCAGCAAATATATTGCTGGACGATCATTTCAATCCAAAGCTTTCGGACTTTGGACTTGCTAAACTTGGTCCTGTGGGAGATAACACCCATGTTTCAACCAGAGTTATGGGAACCTATGGATATTGTGCACCAGAATATGCTATGAGTGGCAAGTTGACTCTTAAATCTGATATTTATAGCTTTGGTGTGGTTATGTTGGAGTTGATTACTGGCAGGAAGGCAATTGACAACACTATGAAGCAAGGGGAACAGAACCTAGTAGCTTGG TCTCGTCCATTCTTGAAAGACCGAAGGAAGTTTGTCCAGTTAGTTGATCCTTTATTACAGGGACGCTTTCCCATTCGTTGTTTGCATCATGCAGTTGCTATTACTGCCATGTGTCTTCAAGAGCAACCAACTTTCCGTCCTCTTATCAGTGATATTGTTGTAGCACTCGAGTACTTGGCTTCACAGAACCACAAACCGGGCAGAGCTGGGGTTCATAGTCCCATTTCTTCATCACCGTCACAGCAGCACAGGGATACTTTTTCTCGGGAATCAGATTACAGAATGAGTTCAACTTCTGGTTAG
- the LOC133743734 gene encoding probable serine/threonine-protein kinase PBL21 isoform X1 has protein sequence MSCFGCFSPRRKDVSKVEIDNGTNRSSGSGRGRGNFDDTESGKGKGKGANSAQKSVARSFTFRELAAATKGFKEVNLIGEGGFGRVYKGRLEAGQVVAIKQLNHDGLQGFQEFIVEVLMLSLLHHTNLVTLIGYCTDGDQRLLVYEYMPRGSLEDHLFDLKPDQEPLCWDTRIKIAVGAARGLEYLHCKANPPVIYRDLKSANILLDDHFNPKLSDFGLAKLGPVGDNTHVSTRVMGTYGYCAPEYAMSGKLTLKSDIYSFGVVMLELITGRKAIDNTMKQGEQNLVAWSRPFLKDRRKFVQLVDPLLQGRFPIRCLHHAVAITAMCLQEQPTFRPLISDIVVALEYLASQNHKPGRAGVHSPISSSPSQQHRDTFSRESDYRMSSTSG, from the exons ATGAGTTGCTTTGGGTGCTTCAGTCCTCGCCGGAAAGATGTTAGCAAGGTCGAAATTGATAATGGTACTAATCGATCCTCAG GTAGTGGAAGAGGAAGGGGAAACTTTGATGATACTG AGAGTGGGAAGGGAAAAGGAAAGGGTGCCAACAGCGCACAAAAGAGTGTGGCACGAAGCTTCACATTTCGCGAACTTGCAGCCGCCACTAAGGGATTTAAGGAAGTGAATTTGATTGGGGAAGGGGGCTTCGGAAGAGTTTACAAAGGTCGGCTTGAAGCAGGCCAG GTTGTTGCGATCAAACAACTTAATCATGACGGTCTTCAAGGATTTCAGGAGTTCATCGTGGAGGTTCTCATGTTAAGCCTACTACACCATACTAATCTCGTCACCTTGATCGGCTACTGTACTGATGGAGATCAAAGACTCTTAGTCTATGAGTACATGCCGAGGGGTAGCTTGGAAGATCATCTTTTTG ATCTGAAACCTGATCAAGAGCCACTTTGCTGGGATACTCGAATTAAGATAGCTGTTGGTGCAGCACGGGGCCTCGAATATCTTCACTGCAAAGCTAACCCACCTGTCATCTACCGTGACTTGAAATCAGCAAATATATTGCTGGACGATCATTTCAATCCAAAGCTTTCGGACTTTGGACTTGCTAAACTTGGTCCTGTGGGAGATAACACCCATGTTTCAACCAGAGTTATGGGAACCTATGGATATTGTGCACCAGAATATGCTATGAGTGGCAAGTTGACTCTTAAATCTGATATTTATAGCTTTGGTGTGGTTATGTTGGAGTTGATTACTGGCAGGAAGGCAATTGACAACACTATGAAGCAAGGGGAACAGAACCTAGTAGCTTGG TCTCGTCCATTCTTGAAAGACCGAAGGAAGTTTGTCCAGTTAGTTGATCCTTTATTACAGGGACGCTTTCCCATTCGTTGTTTGCATCATGCAGTTGCTATTACTGCCATGTGTCTTCAAGAGCAACCAACTTTCCGTCCTCTTATCAGTGATATTGTTGTAGCACTCGAGTACTTGGCTTCACAGAACCACAAACCGGGCAGAGCTGGGGTTCATAGTCCCATTTCTTCATCACCGTCACAGCAGCACAGGGATACTTTTTCTCGGGAATCAGATTACAGAATGAGTTCAACTTCTGGTTAG
- the LOC133743734 gene encoding probable serine/threonine-protein kinase PBL21 isoform X3, translating into MLSLLHHTNLVTLIGYCTDGDQRLLVYEYMPRGSLEDHLFDLKPDQEPLCWDTRIKIAVGAARGLEYLHCKANPPVIYRDLKSANILLDDHFNPKLSDFGLAKLGPVGDNTHVSTRVMGTYGYCAPEYAMSGKLTLKSDIYSFGVVMLELITGRKAIDNTMKQGEQNLVAWSRPFLKDRRKFVQLVDPLLQGRFPIRCLHHAVAITAMCLQEQPTFRPLISDIVVALEYLASQNHKPGRAGVHSPISSSPSQQHRDTFSRESDYRMSSTSG; encoded by the exons ATGTTAAGCCTACTACACCATACTAATCTCGTCACCTTGATCGGCTACTGTACTGATGGAGATCAAAGACTCTTAGTCTATGAGTACATGCCGAGGGGTAGCTTGGAAGATCATCTTTTTG ATCTGAAACCTGATCAAGAGCCACTTTGCTGGGATACTCGAATTAAGATAGCTGTTGGTGCAGCACGGGGCCTCGAATATCTTCACTGCAAAGCTAACCCACCTGTCATCTACCGTGACTTGAAATCAGCAAATATATTGCTGGACGATCATTTCAATCCAAAGCTTTCGGACTTTGGACTTGCTAAACTTGGTCCTGTGGGAGATAACACCCATGTTTCAACCAGAGTTATGGGAACCTATGGATATTGTGCACCAGAATATGCTATGAGTGGCAAGTTGACTCTTAAATCTGATATTTATAGCTTTGGTGTGGTTATGTTGGAGTTGATTACTGGCAGGAAGGCAATTGACAACACTATGAAGCAAGGGGAACAGAACCTAGTAGCTTGG TCTCGTCCATTCTTGAAAGACCGAAGGAAGTTTGTCCAGTTAGTTGATCCTTTATTACAGGGACGCTTTCCCATTCGTTGTTTGCATCATGCAGTTGCTATTACTGCCATGTGTCTTCAAGAGCAACCAACTTTCCGTCCTCTTATCAGTGATATTGTTGTAGCACTCGAGTACTTGGCTTCACAGAACCACAAACCGGGCAGAGCTGGGGTTCATAGTCCCATTTCTTCATCACCGTCACAGCAGCACAGGGATACTTTTTCTCGGGAATCAGATTACAGAATGAGTTCAACTTCTGGTTAG
- the LOC133707214 gene encoding receptor-like cytoplasmic kinase 176, whose amino-acid sequence MGNCFGARVNNHTSLPSTKALSPPETMLDIKGSKKDGLEAGRRRMIDSKNESSEIVIPRITSVKDRQRAVAEENKKNSETETHKLPCPDPSTTGRIVKPNLKEFTFAALKKATRDFKPDTILGEGGFGRVFKGWVDENTYAPSRAGIGMAVAVKKSNPDSFQGQQEWEAEVNFLGKYLHPNVVRLLGYCCEEDQFLLVYEYMQKGSLENHLFRKGQEPLSWDLRLKIAIGAARGLAFLHTSEKVIYRDFKASNILLDPDYNAKLSDFGLAKLGPINGNSHVTTRIIGTYGYAAPEYVATGHLYVKSDVYGFGVVLLEMLTGRRALDTNKPAGETNLVEWARPSLLKKKELKKMMDPKLGDQYSIKGAHQAAELIYKCLESDPKDRPSMVEVLAVLERVNAVKEKPKGTKLNVRRQEGSSARQHQFTSHKSPIHQKNGGNGVTSQARPH is encoded by the exons ATGGGAAACTGTTTTGGAGCTCGTGTGAACAATCATACCAGCCTACCCTCCACTAAGGCGCTTAGCCCGCCTG AAACAATGTTAGACATTAAAGGCAGCAAAAAAGATGGATTAgaagctggaagaagaagaatgatcgACTCCAAGAATGAGAGCAGTGAAATAGTGATCCCGAGAATTACTAGTGTTAAAGATCGTCAGAGAGCTGTAGCTGAGGAGAATAAGAAAAACTCAGAAACGGAAACTCATAAGCTTCCATGTCCGGATCCAAGTACTACCGGAAGGATCGTGAAGCCCAACTTGAAAGAGTTTACGTTTGCGGCGTTGAAGAAGGCGACCCGAGACTTTAAACCGGACACGATTCTTGGGGAGGGAGGTTTTGGGAGGGTTTTCAAGGGGTGGGTGGACGAGAACACGTACGCGCCGTCTAGGGCAGGCATCGGTATGGCCGTCGCCGTCAAGAAATCCAACCCTGATAGCTTTCAAGGCCAGCAAGAATGGGAG GCGGAGGTCAATTTCTTGGGGAAGTATTTGCATCCAAACGTTGTTAGGTTATTGGGATATTGTTGCGAGGAAGATCAATTTCTGCTTGTGTACGAGTATATGCAGAAAGGAAGCTTGGAAAACCATCTCTTCAGAA AAGGTCAAGAACCACTTTCATGGGATTTAAGGCTTAAAATAGCAATCGGAGCTGCGCGAGGTCTTGCATTCTTGCACACCTCTGAAAAAGTAATCTACCGCGACTTCAAGGCCTCCAATATTTTGCTGGATCCG GACTACAATGCAAAACTTTCAGATTTCGGGTTGGCAAAGCTCGGACCAATAAATGGAAACTCGCACGTAACAACACGTATCATTGGTACTTATGGCTACGCAGCTCCGGAATATGTCGCAACCG GACATCTGTACGTAAAAAGCGACGTGTACGGTTTCGGCGTGGTGTTACTGGAGATGTTGACCGGACGACGAGCTCTCGACACTAACAAACCGGCCGGTGAGACCAATTTGGTGGAGTGGGCGAGGCCTTCTCTTCTTAAGAAAAAAGagctgaagaagatgatggaccCAAAGCTTGGAGATCAATACTCTATAAAAGGTGCACACCAAGCAGCTGAGCTTATTTACAAGTGCCTAGAATCTGATCCAAAAGACAGGCCATCCATGGTAGAAGTATTGGCAGTTCTAGAGAGGGTCAATGCCGTTAAGGAGAAACCAAAAGGCACAAAACTTAATGTCAGAAGACAAGAAGGAAGTTCAGCACGCCAACACCAATTCACAAGTCACAAGTCTCCAATTCACCAAAAGAATGGTGGCAATGGTGTAACTTCTCAAGCTCGGCCACACTAG
- the LOC133744646 gene encoding protein FAR1-RELATED SEQUENCE 5-like, whose translation MDNALGATDVNVENFDFDLELDWKPRKGMEFDSEQATYDFYNRYGGKEGFSIRRESHAKNKKTGRTISSLLPIFDEEHNHPLVVKECSHMLPSQRKVQDCQGIDIDLTHDSGIGVTSLYELMGKQAGGRDVVGYTKQDVKNYLRSKRQRSLEYGEAGYIMKD comes from the exons ATGGATAATGCATTGGGTGCAACAGATGTTAATGTagagaattttgattttgatttggaaTTGGATTGGAAACCAAGAAAAGGAATGGAGTTTGATTCTGAACAAGCAACTTATGACTTCTACAATAGATATGGAGGAAAAGAGGGGTTTAGTATTAGAAGGGAGAGTCATGCTAAGAATAAGAAAACCG GGAGAACAATAAGTTCTTTGTTACCCATTTTTGATGAAGAGCACAATCATCCTCTTGTGGTGAAAGAATGTTCCCACATGCTTCCTTCGCAACGGAAAGTACAAGACTGTCAAGGCATTGATATAGACTTAACACACGATTCTGGAATTGGTGTCACGTCTCTATATGAGTTGATGGGTAAGCAAGCAGGTGGAAGAGATGTTGTTGGGTATACAAAACAAGATGTGAAAAATTACCTTAGATCAAAGAGACAAAGAAGCTTGGAGTATGGAGAAGCTGGATATATTATGAAGGATTAA